The Corallococcus soli region TCCGCGAGAAGAAGCTGAACGCGCAGATGGCCGCCATGCAGGGCAAGCTCAAGTTCAAGCCCATGGACATGGGCCTCGCGATGAAGCTGGCGAAGCTGCTCGGCTGATTCCGCAGCCGTCGCACCTTCCGCACCCCGTGTCGCGTCGGCGGCGCGTTTCCTCCCGGGAACGCGCCGTCTTCCGTTTCATCCCCTGCCTGGAGTGCCCCCATGTCTCCGACGTCATCCCCCCTCGCGGGCCTGCGCGTGTTGGACCTGTCGCGCCTGCTGCCGGGCCCCTACGCGACGCTCGTGCTGGCGGACCTGGGGGCCACCGTGGACAAGGTGGAGGATCCGGACGTGGGGGACGCCACCCGGCACATGCCGCCGCAACGCGACGGGGAGGGGGCGCTCTTCTACGGGCTGCACCGCAACAAGCGCTCGCTGACGCTGAACCTCAAGACGCCGGAGGGGCGGGACGCGCTCGTGCGGCTCGTGGCCCACTACGACGTGCTGGTGGAGAGCTTCCGGCCCGGGGTGATGGACAAGCTGGGGGTGGGGGAGGCGGTGCTGCGCGCGAAGAACCCGCGCCTCATCTACTGCGCCATCTCCGGCTATGGCCAGACGGGGCCGGACCGGCTCAAGGCGGGGCATGATCTCAACTACGTGGCCCGGGCGGGCCTGCTGGGCTACGGCGGTGAGGCGGGCGGCGCCCCGGCGTTCCCGGGCGTGCAGGTGGCGGACATTGGCGGGGGCAGCCTGTTCGCGCTGGTGGGCATCCTCGCCGCGCTGCACGAGCGTGAGCGCACGGGCGTGGGCCGCTTCGTGGACGTGTCCATGACGGACGGCGCGCTGGCGTTCCTCCACCTGCACCTGGCCGCGCGCCTCTTCGCCGGTGCGGAGGGCACGCCCCTCACGCGGGGCCGCGAGGCGCTCAACGGCGGCTATCCCAGCTATGGCCTGTACCGCACCGCGGATGATCGCTGGCTCGCGGTGGGCGCGCTGGAGCCCAAGTTCTTCGGCGCGCTCGCGACGCGGCTGGGCCGCCCGGAGCTGCTCGACGACGCCTACGTGCCCGGCGAGCTCGGGGAGCGGGTGAAGGCGGAGCTGAAGCGCATCTTCGCAAGCCAGCCGCTGGCCCACTGGCGCGAGCTGCTGGCCGGCGCGGACCTCTGCGTGGAGCCGGTGGCGGAAGGGGACGAGGTGCTGTCCGACGCCCAGCTGCGCGAGCGCGGGCTCTTCGTGGAGGCGGAGGACGCGCAGCGGGGCATCCGCGTGACGCACCTGCTCACGCCGCTGCGCATGGGCGAAATCCCCCTGCGTCCACCGCCCGCGCTGGGCCAGCACTCGCGCGACATCCTCGAAGCCGCGGGGTTCACCGCCGAGGAGATTGCACGGCTGGGGGCCTGAAGGGCCCCAGGCTCACTTCGCGCCGGGCGGCGCCCACAGGTCCCAGCCGCGCGCCGCGTGGCACGCGTCGCCCACCAGGTCCAGGGCGAGCTGGGGCTCCTTCCGGGCCAGCGTCGCGGTGTCGCGGAAGGCGCCGGTGGCCTCCAGTTGGAGGGCCGCGCGCTCCAGCGCCGCGCGGGCCTGCTCCACCGCGCGAGCCTGCGCGGGCGTGGGCTTCCAGCCCGTCTCGTCGCGGTAGCGGCCCAGGGCCTCCAGCCAGTGCCCGTAGAACTTCACCATCTGCACCAGCACGGGGACGCGGAAGGCCGGCGCGGCGACGAGCGCGGCCTCGTACTGCCGGGCCTCCGAACCCAGCCGGTACACGAGCACGTCCACCTGCGCGTCCAGCCGAGCGCCCCACGCCTTGCGCACGGAGGGGAAGCGCGCCCAGCCCGCGACGGCCTGGAAGAAGTGGAGCCCGCCGCACGGGTGCGCGTAGATGCCCTGCTTGTTCTTGGGCACCTGCGCGCGGCCGGCCTTCATCCCTTCGGCCAGCGCTGAGTTCGCGGACTCCAGCGTGCCCAGCGCGGCGTCCATCACCGCGTCGATGCGCACCGTCTGCCCCGCGCCGTTCTGGAACGCGCCTCCCGGCTTGTGCACGCGCGACAGCGCATCCAGCGCCCACGCACCCTCCGGTGAGGTGGCAAGCGCGGGGCGGAAGTCGTGCTGGAGCGACGCCACCAGCTCGCGCAGCGACACCGGACCCCACGCGGCGGGGAAGGTGTGTGACAGCGGGTGGCCCGAAAGCAGGAGCGTCTTCACCTGGAGCGCCGGGTGCGGCTCCACGGGCGTGCCGTCGGGGGTGAACGCGTCGAAGAAGTAGCGCGCGGGGGGGGCCGCCTTCGGGGACTCGCGGCGCAGGAAGCCCGCGACGATGGCCTCCGCCGCGGGGCGGCCCTCGCGGGTGCGGAAGGCCCTGCCGTCCAGGTCCATGCCGTGCGCGAGCGCCCACGGGTTGCCCGGGTCCGCGGCGTGCGTGCGGCACTGCGCGTGGAGGACCGGGGCCGCTGGCGCCGTCGGAGGAGGGGAGGGAGGTGGGGCGCTCAGGGTGAGCCCGAGCAGGGCCATGGAGGAGGGGAGCATGGGCGCGGGCAGTGTCGCAGCCCGCGCCCCTCCGCGCATCTTCCGGCCCGGTCAGCGCGCCGGGGAGGCGCCCTTCAGGCGTGTGAGCATCCGCTCGATGATGCCGAACAGCGACTCCCGGTCCTCGGGTTCGAGCAGGCCCATCAACCGGCGCACCCCGGAGTCCGTCATCAGGTGGATGAGCTTGTAGAGCTCACAGCCCTTGTCGGTGAGCTTCGCGGTGACGGCGCGGCGGTCATCCGCGTCCCGGCCGCGCTCCACCATGCCCATGTCCTCCAGCCGGTCCACGACGCCGGTGATGGTCTTCTTGGTGATGCCGATGCGCTGGGCCAGCACGCCCACCTGCGTGGGGCCGTCCATGCCCAGCCAGCCCAGGGCGTGCACCTGGGTGGGGGTGAGCCGCATGTCGTCACAGAGGCTGGCCAGCGGATCCCTCAAGGAGCGGAAGTAGGCCAGCTCCTTGAGGAGCGCCAGGAAGCGACGGGAGTCCGGCGTGGACTGGTCGCCTTCCTGGAGCAGACGGTCCGCCGGCGACAGCTCGTCGGCGGGCTCGTCCGGGACCTCCTCCAGCCCCCCGGAGCGCGCGTCGTGCTCCGGGGGCGGGGTGATGGAGGTGGGGCGGCGCATCAAGCCGTCTCCACCCTCGCCGCCGCGGCGGCCGCGGCCTCCCGCTCGCGGTCCTGGTTGACGGGACCGCCGTGCGCCGTGCCCGCGCCACCCGCGAAGCCCGCGTCGTTGTCCTTCTTGCGGCTGAAGCGCGCGGAGAGCTGATCCATCAGCGAGTACACCACCGGCACCACGCCCAGCGTCAGGAACGTGGAGGTGATGAGGCCACCGATGATGGTGATGGCCATGGGCGCGCGCGTCTCCGCGCCGTCGCCCTTCGCGATGGCCACGGGGATCATGCCGGCGATCATCGCGATGGTCGTCATCAGGATGGGACGCAGACGGATGGGCGCGGCCTCCAGCAGGGCCTCGTGCGCCGTGAGGCCCTTCTCACGCACCTGGAGCGTGAAGTCGACCAGGAGGATGCCGTTCTTCACCACCAGGCCCATGAGCATGATGACGCCGATGAGGGCGAACATGGACATGTACTGCCCGGTGATGAGCAGGCCACCAATCGCCCCGATGAAGGCGAAGGGCAGCGACAGCATGATGGTGAAGGGGTGGATGAGGCTTTCGAACTGGGCCGCGAGGATCATGTAGATGAGGATGATGCCCAGCAGCAGCGCGGTGCCGAAGGCGGCCACCGACTTGCCCAGCTCCTTCGCGTTGCCTTCCAGCTCACCCGTGACGCTCTTGGGCAGCTCCTTGGCGGAGTAGTCCTGCATGTAGGCGATGGCGTCGGAGAGCGCGTAGCCGGGGGCCAGGTTCGCCAGCATGGTGATCTGCCGCTTCTGGGCCTGACGGTCGATCTGCACCGGGCCGTCCGCGGGGACGATCTTCGCCAGGTTGCGCAGCTCCACCAGCTGCCCCGAGGGGGCGCGCACGGCGAGCTGGCCGAGCGCGTCCGCGGAGGCCAGGGTCTCCGGCGTGAGGCGCAGCTTCACCTCGTACGTCTCACCACCCTCGCGGTAGTCCAGCACCTTGTCGCGGCCCAGGTAGGCGCGCAGCGTGGCGCCCAGGGACGCGGCGGGCACGCCCAGCGTGGCCGCGCGGTCGCGGTCCACCTGCACGTCGTACTGCGGCTTGCCGGAGCGGTACGTCATGTCCACGTCGGTGAGGCCCGGGTTCTTCGCCATCGCCTGGCGCAGCTTCTCCGCGGACTCCGTCAGCTCCTTCCAGTTGTCACCGCGCAGGTTGTACTGCACCTGCTGGGAGCGGGCGCCGCCGCCGGCCACGCCGGTGACGTCCTGCACGGACAGGGTCACGCCCTTGGGCGCGCGCATGTGCTCGCGCAGGTACGTCTTCAGGTCGCCCTGCTTGAAGGCGCGGTCCTTCACGGCCGACAGGTTGATGAGCACCTCGCCCTTGTGGACCTCCTCCTGCACGCCACCGCCGGCCGTGGTGAACGTGGAGGTGACGCCCGGGATGGTGCGCACCTGCGCCGCCAGCGTGTCCAGCTGGGCCTGGGTCTCCTGGATGGTGGAGCCGATGGGCAGCTCCGCCGTGAGCTTGATGTTGCCGTTGTCCTGTTCCGGGATGAACGTGAACTTGAGGAAGCGCATCATCCCGAAGGTGGCGAAGAGCACCAGCACGGCGGCCAGCATGGTCAGCGCGCGGTGCTTGAGGATGGAGGCCAGGATGCGCCGGTAGCCGGACTCCATGCCCACGAGCACCTTCTCCACCTTCGCGGAGATGCCCGTCGGGTGGCCGTGCTCACGCAGCAGCTTCGAGGACAGCATGGGCGTGAGCGTCATCGACACCGCGTAGGAGATGAGCGTCGCCACCGCCACCGTGACACCGAACTGGTAGAAGAACTTGCCGATCATGCCGTCCATGAAGGCCACCGGGATGAACACCGCCACGATGGCCAGCGTCACCGCGAGCACCGCGAGGGCAATCTGTCCGGCGCCCTCCAGGGCGGCCTGCATGGGCGAGGCGCCCTCTTCCATGTGACGGACGATGTTCTCGATGACCACGATGGCGTCGTCGATGAGCAGACCGATGGACAGGGTCAGCGCCAGCATCGTGATCATGTTGAAGGTGAAGCCCAGCGCCGCCATCACGGCGAACGTGCCGATGACGGACACCGGCAGCGCGACGGCCGCCACGATGGTGGAGCGCAGGTTGCGCAGGAACACGAGCACGATGAGCACGGCGAGCACGCCGCCCAGGACCAGGTCCACCTGCACCGCGCGGATGGACGAACGGATGAACCGCGCGTTGTCCGTCACGGTCTCCACCTGCACGCCCGGGGGCAGCTGCGTGTTGAGCTCCGCGAGCGACTCCATCACCAGGTCCGCCACCTGCACCGTGTTGGAGCCGGACTGCTTGCGCACCACCAGCGCCACCGCGCTGCGATCGCCGCTCTTGGCGCTGGAGCGCTGCTCCGCCGGGCCGTCCACGACCTCCGCGACGTCGCGCACGCGGATGGGCGAACCCGCCGCGCTGGAGATGATGATGTTGCGGATGTCGTCCACGCTCTTGGCTTCGGACGTCAGGCGCACCACGCGCTCGCGGCCGCTGTCCATGCTGCGGCCACCCGGGACGTCCAGGCTCTGGGCCTTGAGCGCCTGGCTGACGTCGCTGATGGCCAGGCCGTAGCCGCGCAGCCGCTGGGGGTCCACCACCAGCTGGATCTCCCGCTCACGGCCACCGACGATGTCGATGCTGCCCACGCCCGGCTGGCGCTGCAGGGCGGGCTTCACGATGTCGTCCGCGACGCGCGTCAGGTCCTCCACCGGCAGGGGACCCGCCAGCGCGAGGGTGATGATGGGAGCCGCGCCGATGTCGAACTTCTCCACCACCGGCGTCTCCACCTCGTCGGGCAGCTTGCTGAGCGTGGCCTGCACGCGGTCGCGCACGTCCTGCGAGGCGACCTCCACCGGGGTGGACAGCTTGAACTGGATGACGATCTGCGAAACGCTCTCCAGGTTGACGGAGCGCAGCGTGTCCACGCCGTTGAGCGTGTTGAGCGCCTCCTCCAGCGGGTCGGAGACGTTCTTCTCCATGGACTCCGGGTCCGCGCCCGGCAGCACCGTCGTCACCGTGACGACGGGGAAGTCCACGTCGGGGAATTGATCCACGCCGATGCGCGGATAGGAGAACAAGCCGAACACCACCACCGCCAGCATGAGCATGGCGGTGAAGATGGGCCGTGTAATGAAGGTCTTGAGCATTCTTCAGGTACCCGAAGGAAAGGGGAGGGGAGGGAGGACCGGCGCTACTGCGTGACGCGCACCGCGGTCCCCTCCTTGACGTCCAGCGAGGCGTCGGCGAGCACGCGCTCCTCCGCCGTGAGGCCCTGCAGCACCTTCACGTAGCCCGGCAGCACGCGCTGCACGCGCACGTCGCGCTTGCGCACGGTGCCGTCCTGCACCACCCACACGAAGCCGTCCTGGCCCTTGCTGCTGACCGCCTGCGAGGGCAGGAACAGGCCCGGGGCCGAGTCACCCGCGGCCTTGGAGAAGTCCATCTCCACGAGCGCGCCCGGGCGCAGCGGCCGCTCCGTCTTGCCCGTCACGTCCGCCAGCACCTCCACGGTGCGGCTCTGCGCGTCGATGACGGCGCCCACGTTGGACACCTTCGCCTCGAAGCGCATGCCGCTGGGGTTCACGGTGCCCGGCGTCACGGTGCCCGGCACCACGCTGTCGATGACGGACTCCGGCACCATCATCCGGATCTCCAGCCCGTCGGCGTCCACCATGGAGAACACCGGGGTGGAGGGCGTCATCGCCACCGAGTCACCCACGTTCTTCGTGCGCGCGGTGATGATGCCGTCGAACGGCGCGGTGATGGAGTGGTCGCGCAGGTTCTCCTCCGCCAGTCGCAGCGCAGCGCCCGCCTGGGCCGCCTGGGCCGCCGCCTGCTTCTGGCCGATCTCCGCCTGCTCCAGGGCGCTGGCCGCGACGCCGCCGGACTCGGCGACCTTGCGCGTGCGCTCCAGGGTGCTGGTGGCCAATTGCAGCGCCGCGTCCGCCATGTCCTTGGCCGCGCGCGTCTGGTCCACCGCGATGCGCACGTTGGACGTGTCCAGCACCGCCAGCACGTCGCCCTTCTTCACCTTGTCGCCCACCTTCGCGTTCACCTTCATGAGCGTGCCGGTGGCGGACGGGCCCAGCGTCGCCTCGTGCTTGGAGCGCACCTGCCCGGTGACGCGCGTCACGTTCTGCTCCAGCTCGGTGGCCGGGGTGATGGCCTTGACGCCCATGGCGTTCGCGCCGCCCGCCTGCTGCGTGGGCAGCTGCGCCTTCTCCGCCCCCGCCTTCGAGCACCCTGCCGTCGACACCGCAACGGCCACCACGGCGGCCAAGATTCGCTGATTCACGCGTCCGAACTCCTGCCGGCTCTCCGGCGGTTCACCCGCCCGGGTACCTGCTCCGGCCATATTCTTTGTGGGCTAGAAATTACCGACGCTCGATTATCTGTCAAGAGGATACTCCGTAATGCGGACTATCCACCCCGGGGTGGCCCTTTGCGCCTGGCCGCCTGCCCGCTGGGCCCCAACACCGAGGGCGTCGCATTGCGTCACGGGCGACTGACGCGGTGCGGGAGGGCAGGGACGTCGCGGGTTGCTTGTGGCTGACACGAAGCGCCTGTTATTGACTCGCGAGTCAATCCACCCCCGGAGCACCCGCCGGGGACACTTCCCGAGGATCAGCGATGCTCAACCCGTTCACCGAGGAGCACGAGGCGTTTCGCAAGACGGTGCGCACCTTCGTGGAGAAGGAGATGGCGCCGTACGGGCTGGAGTGGGACCGCGCGGGCATCTTCCCCCGCGAGCTGTTCAAGAAGTGCGGCGAGCTGGGCTTCCTGGGCATCAACCACGACCCGAAGTACGGCGGCAGCGGCCTGGACTACTGGTACGTGACGGCGTTCGCGGAGGAGCTGAGCCGCAGCCGCAACGCGGGCGTGAACATGGCGCTGCTGGTGCAGAGCCAGATGGCCACGCCCATCATCAACGAGATCGGCACCGACGAGCAGAAGCGGGAGTTCCTGGAGCCCGCGCTCAAGGGTGAGCGCATCGCGGCGCTGGGCGTGAGCGAGCCGGGGTGCGGTTCGGACGTGGCGAGCATCAAGACGACGGCGCGTCGGGACGGCGACGACTACGTCATCAACGGCTCCAAGATGTGGATCACCAACGGCACGCGCGCGGACTTCATCACGCTGGCGGTGCGCACGGGTGAGCAGGGCTACGGCGGTATCTCGCTGGTGACGTTCCCCACGGACGTGAAGGGGTTCAGCATCTCCAAGAAGCTGGACAAGATTGGCAACCTGTCCTCGGACACGGCCATCCTCTACTTCGAGGACTGCCGCATCCCGGCCCGCTACGTGCTGGGCGAGGAGAACCAGGGCTTCTACCACGTGATGACGAACTTCCAGGGCGAGCGCCTGGTGGGGGCCATCACCACGGTGGGCGGCATGGACCGGATGCTGGAGGACGCCATCCAGTACGGCAGCGAGCGCGAGGCGTTTGGCCGGCCGCTCATCAAGTTCCAGGTGTGGCGCCACAAGTTCGTGGAGCACCTGGCGGCGGTGGAGGCGGCGCGGCGGCTCACCTACCACGCGGTGGACCTGTTCGACCGGGGGGAGAACCCGGTGAAGGAGGTCTCCATGGCGAAGCTGTTCGCGGGCGACCTCGCGCAGCGCGTGGCCTACGACTGCCAGCAGTTCTTCGGCGGCATGGGCTACATCGAGGAGACGCCCATCGCGCGGATGTGGCGGGACGTGCGGCTCATCACCATCGGCGGTGGCACCTCCGAGGTGATGAAGGAGATCATCTCCAAGCTGTACGGCTTCTAGCTACTTCTTGCGGAACAGGGACTCCGCGGCGCTGAGGAGCGCGTCGCGGGAGTCCTTCTGATGCAGGCCGCCTTCGCCCAGCTGGAACAGCTCGCAGAAGTTGGCCCCGTCCTTGTCGCGGGGCACCTCCGCGAAGGGCTCCTTGCAGGCTTTGGCCACGGACAGGTCGAAGTGCCGGCAGTTGCGGCACGAGCGCAGGTCCTCGTCACAGCCGGGGCAGGTGTCGTTGCGGCCCACCTGGTTGGCGATGATGTCGAGTGAGCGTCCGCAGTGCGCGCAACCGGGCATGGCGAGGTCCTCCCCGTGAACGGGCCGGGGCGACATCCTGCCAGAATCCGGGCACGCGCGGCCCGGACGCCTTCAGCGCTGGACGCTGGGCGTGAACGCCGGGGTGGGGTGGGCGGAGGTTGACTGGGGCCGGTTCAGCTCGCCCGTGGCGTCCAGCAGCTGGTCGTCCAGCCGCTTGAGCAGGAAGAGGACGTAGGCGGACACGGCGGACAGGATGGCGGCCATGACGCCCAGCAGCATGCCCCGCTGCCAGCGGTGGGCCTTCTCCATCACGCCACGGCGCTCCTTGAAGGTCTTCAGCTGGGCGTCCACGGACGTCCCGTCCAGCTTCTGGGCGAAGTCCGTGGCCTGGGCGCTGCCCCGGGCCATCAGCCACCGCCCCTCGGCCTGGAGGGCCTCGGCGCGCGTGTAGCAGAACGCCGCTCCGCCCGCGAAGAGCAGGGAGATGCACAAGGCCGCTGTCACGCTCCGGGTGCCCATGCCCTCATCCCTCCGGAAGAACCGATGGCGCGGACGCTGAACAGGCCGCGACTGCTCCGGCTTTCCGAAGACAGTAGCGGATGCTAGGGACGGGGTCCGACATGGGCAAGTCCTACCGTCCTAAAGACCACTATTTCCAGAAAGCCAAGCAAGAGGGCCTGCGCGCGCGGTCGGCCTTCAAGGTGGATGAGATCCTCAAGCGCTTCCCCACCTCCGTGAAGAAGGGCGCGGCGGTGCTGGACCTGGGGGCGGCGCCGGGCGGCTTCCTCCAGATTTTGGTGGACGCGGTGGGTGTGTCCGGGCGCGTCGTCGGCGTGGACATCGTCGCCATCCGGCCGTTCTCACAGAAGCAGGTGACGACGGCGGTGCTGGACGTGCTGGCGGACGACTTCGACGCGAAGTTGGCCGCGCTGTACGACGGGCCGTACGACGCGGTGATCTCCGACATGGCGCCCAAGACGTCCGGCATCAAGGGCACGGACGAGGCGCGCAGCCTGCGGCTCGCGGGCAAGGCGCTGGAGGTGGCGGCGGCGCGCGGCCGGGCCGGGGGCACGTTCGTGGCCAAGGTCTTCATGGGGGGCGACTTCGAGGCCTTCCGCGACGAGGTGCGCCGTCTCTACGAAGAGGTGAAGGTGGTGCGGCCGGAGGCCACGCGCGGCGCCAGCATGGAGGTCTACGTGGTGGGGCTGCGGCGCCGGGCCCCCGCGGCCCCCGTCGCGCCCTGACGCGCGAAAGGGGGACCTCCCGGGGGGCGGGCGGCGTCTAGAGTGCCGCCATGTCTGAACCCTCGCGCCCGCGTGCGCTCGTCGCCCTGCTGTGCCTGCTGTCGTTCGCCCTGCCGCACCCCACTCCCGCGTCCGCCCAGACGAAGGCCCCTCCGACGTGGAAGGCCATCGACGCGCTCGTCGAGGACGACAAGGTGGAGTCCGCCGCGCAGGGGGCCGAGGCCCGGCTGGTCGCCGCGAAGCAGAAGAAGGACGCCGCCGAGTGGACGCGCGCGCTGGTGCGCACGGTGCAGCTTCGCACGCGGCTGCACGGCTACGAGACGGCGGTGCGCTTCCTGCGGGAGCAGCCGTGGCCGGACGACGCGCGGCAGCGGGCCACGCTGAACCTCTTCTACGCGGCGGTGCTCACGCACTACGTGGACGCGTACGGCTACGAAATCGGCCGGCGCGAACAGGTGGCGTCGTCAGGCCCGGTGGACCTGAAGGCCTGGACGAAGGACCAGCTGGTGGCGGAGGCGCAGCGCGCCCAGGCCGCCGTGTGGGCGCTGCGGCAGGAGCTGGGCACCGAGCCGGTGAAGGTGCTGTCGGAGTACCTCCAGCCCAACACGTACCCGGATGGCATCCGCTCCACGCTGCGCGACGCGGTGACGTACCTGTGGGTGGCGCTGCTGGAGCGCACGGACCTGTGGCGCCCGGAGCAGGAGCAGCAGGTGTACCGGCTGGACCTGGGGGCGCTCCTGGCGGGCTCGCCCAGGGTGGACCTGGTGGACCCCTCCGTGCACCCGTTGATGAAGGTGGCGGCGCTCCTGGGGGACCTGGAGGCGTGGCACCTGGCGGCGGGGCGGCGCGAGGCGGCGCTGGAGGCGCGGCTGCGGCGCTACGACGTGCTCTCCACGTCCTTCACCGACACGGAGGATCAGCTGCGCGTGCGCGAGCACCTGGTCGCGCACCTGAAGGGCTTCCGGGACGTGCCCTGGTGGTCGGCGGGGCAGCTGCAGCTCGCGGAGCTGGAGGAGGCGGTGGGGCGCCGGGTGGCGGCGCACGCCGCGGCGAAGGCGGGCGCGGACGCGTGGCCGAAGTCGTTCGGGGGCCTGCGGTGCGCCGCGAAGGTGACGGCCCTGGAAGCCCCGGAGCTGTCCGCCACGGTCATGCACGTGGACGGGGCGGGCCGGCGCTCCATCGAGGTGCGCCACCGCAACGTGGCCCAGGTGCACTTCCGGGCGTTCGCGCTGGACGTGGAGGCGAAGCTCGCGAAGCCCGGACAGGACATGTCGCTCATCGCGGAGGGCGCGGAGGTGCGCCGGCTGGTCCAGACGCGCAAGCCCGAGGCGGCCTGGAGCACGGTGCTGCCGAAGACGTCCGACTTCCAGTCGCACCGGACCTTCGTGACGCCGCCGTCGCTCAAGCCCGGCGTGTACGCGCTGGTGATGTCCGTGCGCGAGGACTTCAAGGAGAAGGACAACAAGCTCGTCTCGCTGCCGATGAACGTGTCGCCGTGGGCGGTGGTCACCCGTCGGGTGGGCTCCGGGCGTGTGGAGGTGCGGGTGGTGGACGGGGCGACCGGAGCGGCCGCGCCCAACGTGGAGGTGCGGCTCGTCACGCCGGACT contains the following coding sequences:
- a CDS encoding acyl-CoA dehydrogenase family protein, which gives rise to MLNPFTEEHEAFRKTVRTFVEKEMAPYGLEWDRAGIFPRELFKKCGELGFLGINHDPKYGGSGLDYWYVTAFAEELSRSRNAGVNMALLVQSQMATPIINEIGTDEQKREFLEPALKGERIAALGVSEPGCGSDVASIKTTARRDGDDYVINGSKMWITNGTRADFITLAVRTGEQGYGGISLVTFPTDVKGFSISKKLDKIGNLSSDTAILYFEDCRIPARYVLGEENQGFYHVMTNFQGERLVGAITTVGGMDRMLEDAIQYGSEREAFGRPLIKFQVWRHKFVEHLAAVEAARRLTYHAVDLFDRGENPVKEVSMAKLFAGDLAQRVAYDCQQFFGGMGYIEETPIARMWRDVRLITIGGGTSEVMKEIISKLYGF
- a CDS encoding CaiB/BaiF CoA transferase family protein, translating into MSPTSSPLAGLRVLDLSRLLPGPYATLVLADLGATVDKVEDPDVGDATRHMPPQRDGEGALFYGLHRNKRSLTLNLKTPEGRDALVRLVAHYDVLVESFRPGVMDKLGVGEAVLRAKNPRLIYCAISGYGQTGPDRLKAGHDLNYVARAGLLGYGGEAGGAPAFPGVQVADIGGGSLFALVGILAALHERERTGVGRFVDVSMTDGALAFLHLHLAARLFAGAEGTPLTRGREALNGGYPSYGLYRTADDRWLAVGALEPKFFGALATRLGRPELLDDAYVPGELGERVKAELKRIFASQPLAHWRELLAGADLCVEPVAEGDEVLSDAQLRERGLFVEAEDAQRGIRVTHLLTPLRMGEIPLRPPPALGQHSRDILEAAGFTAEEIARLGA
- a CDS encoding MarR family winged helix-turn-helix transcriptional regulator encodes the protein MRRPTSITPPPEHDARSGGLEEVPDEPADELSPADRLLQEGDQSTPDSRRFLALLKELAYFRSLRDPLASLCDDMRLTPTQVHALGWLGMDGPTQVGVLAQRIGITKKTITGVVDRLEDMGMVERGRDADDRRAVTAKLTDKGCELYKLIHLMTDSGVRRLMGLLEPEDRESLFGIIERMLTRLKGASPAR
- a CDS encoding efflux RND transporter periplasmic adaptor subunit, whose amino-acid sequence is MNQRILAAVVAVAVSTAGCSKAGAEKAQLPTQQAGGANAMGVKAITPATELEQNVTRVTGQVRSKHEATLGPSATGTLMKVNAKVGDKVKKGDVLAVLDTSNVRIAVDQTRAAKDMADAALQLATSTLERTRKVAESGGVAASALEQAEIGQKQAAAQAAQAGAALRLAEENLRDHSITAPFDGIITARTKNVGDSVAMTPSTPVFSMVDADGLEIRMMVPESVIDSVVPGTVTPGTVNPSGMRFEAKVSNVGAVIDAQSRTVEVLADVTGKTERPLRPGALVEMDFSKAAGDSAPGLFLPSQAVSSKGQDGFVWVVQDGTVRKRDVRVQRVLPGYVKVLQGLTAEERVLADASLDVKEGTAVRVTQ
- a CDS encoding efflux RND transporter permease subunit translates to MLKTFITRPIFTAMLMLAVVVFGLFSYPRIGVDQFPDVDFPVVTVTTVLPGADPESMEKNVSDPLEEALNTLNGVDTLRSVNLESVSQIVIQFKLSTPVEVASQDVRDRVQATLSKLPDEVETPVVEKFDIGAAPIITLALAGPLPVEDLTRVADDIVKPALQRQPGVGSIDIVGGREREIQLVVDPQRLRGYGLAISDVSQALKAQSLDVPGGRSMDSGRERVVRLTSEAKSVDDIRNIIISSAAGSPIRVRDVAEVVDGPAEQRSSAKSGDRSAVALVVRKQSGSNTVQVADLVMESLAELNTQLPPGVQVETVTDNARFIRSSIRAVQVDLVLGGVLAVLIVLVFLRNLRSTIVAAVALPVSVIGTFAVMAALGFTFNMITMLALTLSIGLLIDDAIVVIENIVRHMEEGASPMQAALEGAGQIALAVLAVTLAIVAVFIPVAFMDGMIGKFFYQFGVTVAVATLISYAVSMTLTPMLSSKLLREHGHPTGISAKVEKVLVGMESGYRRILASILKHRALTMLAAVLVLFATFGMMRFLKFTFIPEQDNGNIKLTAELPIGSTIQETQAQLDTLAAQVRTIPGVTSTFTTAGGGVQEEVHKGEVLINLSAVKDRAFKQGDLKTYLREHMRAPKGVTLSVQDVTGVAGGGARSQQVQYNLRGDNWKELTESAEKLRQAMAKNPGLTDVDMTYRSGKPQYDVQVDRDRAATLGVPAASLGATLRAYLGRDKVLDYREGGETYEVKLRLTPETLASADALGQLAVRAPSGQLVELRNLAKIVPADGPVQIDRQAQKRQITMLANLAPGYALSDAIAYMQDYSAKELPKSVTGELEGNAKELGKSVAAFGTALLLGIILIYMILAAQFESLIHPFTIMLSLPFAFIGAIGGLLITGQYMSMFALIGVIMLMGLVVKNGILLVDFTLQVREKGLTAHEALLEAAPIRLRPILMTTIAMIAGMIPVAIAKGDGAETRAPMAITIIGGLITSTFLTLGVVPVVYSLMDQLSARFSRKKDNDAGFAGGAGTAHGGPVNQDREREAAAAAAARVETA
- a CDS encoding SAM-dependent methyltransferase, with the protein product MLGTGSDMGKSYRPKDHYFQKAKQEGLRARSAFKVDEILKRFPTSVKKGAAVLDLGAAPGGFLQILVDAVGVSGRVVGVDIVAIRPFSQKQVTTAVLDVLADDFDAKLAALYDGPYDAVISDMAPKTSGIKGTDEARSLRLAGKALEVAAARGRAGGTFVAKVFMGGDFEAFRDEVRRLYEEVKVVRPEATRGASMEVYVVGLRRRAPAAPVAP